The Acidimicrobiales bacterium nucleotide sequence GGCACTGGTGGTCAAGGGCAGCTTCTGGGTGGTCCCGGTGGCGATCATCGCCGTGCGCGAGGTGGCCATGAGCGCGTACCGCGGCTGGGTCAGCCGCCGGGGGGTCTCCCTGCCGGCCCGCCGGTCGGCCAAGGTCAAGACCGCGGTGCAGGACGTGGCCGTTGGCCTGGCGCTGTTCCCGCCGCTGGCCGACCGCAGCCCGGGGGTGGCCGACACCGTGCTGTGGGCCGCCGTGGTCCTCACCGTGGCCACCGGGGTCCAGTACCTCCTCGACGGACGGCGGACAAGCGTTGCGCTGTGAGGTCGTGGCCGTGGGCACCGAGCTGCTGCTCGGGCAGATCGTCGACACCAACTCGTCGTGGCTCGGCGAGCGCCTGGCGCTCTCGGGCATCGACTCCCTGCACCAGACCAAGGTGGGCGACAACCTTGAGCGCATCGTCGACACGCTGCGCCTGGCGCTGAGCCGGTCCGACGCGGTGATCGTCTGCGGCGGCCTCGGCCCTACCCAGGACGACATCACCCGGGAGGCCA carries:
- a CDS encoding CDP-alcohol phosphatidyltransferase family protein; translation: ALVVKGSFWVVPVAIIAVREVAMSAYRGWVSRRGVSLPARRSAKVKTAVQDVAVGLALFPPLADRSPGVADTVLWAAVVLTVATGVQYLLDGRRTSVAL